One genomic segment of Streptomyces sp. TLI_146 includes these proteins:
- a CDS encoding nuclear transport factor 2 family protein yields MPDLSQHPNVETAIRYHEAVAQGAVGEELARFFHAEAVQEEFPNLLFPDGVRRDLSAVLQSAERGRGLLREQRFEVHHAVAAGDQVALEVTWTGTLAVPLGDLPAGHVLRAHIAVFLEFRDGRILAQRNYDCYEPLRRTPGAP; encoded by the coding sequence ATGCCGGATCTGTCGCAGCATCCCAACGTCGAAACGGCCATCCGCTACCACGAGGCGGTCGCCCAAGGAGCCGTCGGTGAGGAGCTGGCCCGCTTCTTCCACGCGGAGGCGGTGCAGGAGGAGTTCCCCAACCTGCTTTTTCCCGACGGTGTCCGGCGCGATCTGTCCGCCGTTCTCCAGAGCGCGGAACGGGGCCGCGGCCTCCTGCGGGAACAGCGGTTCGAGGTACACCACGCCGTCGCGGCCGGTGACCAGGTGGCCCTGGAGGTCACCTGGACCGGAACCCTCGCCGTCCCCCTGGGCGACCTGCCCGCGGGCCATGTACTGCGTGCCCACATCGCGGTCTTCCTCGAATTCCGCGACGGCAGGATCCTCGCCCAGCGCAACTACGACTGCTACGAACCGCTGCGACGGACTCCGGGCGCACCCTGA